In a single window of the Dysgonomonas mossii genome:
- a CDS encoding putative transporter, whose amino-acid sequence MDWFMKTIIESPSVLSIIIISIVSAVGLQLGKLKLLNISLGITFVFFVGIVIGHFNFDLNKDMLNFAQNFGLILFVYALGLQVGPGFFSSLRAGGLRMNMLALGVVFLGLILTVIFSYASDISLPNMVGILCGATTNTPALGAAQQALQQISGNQRVIADMALATAIAYPLGVVGVILAIIFLRKCFVPNDEFAKLSEKKENEMHVGEFHITNPAIEGKSIVDIMKLTAKHFVISRIWHDGIVTIPTSASILRHNDHLLIISKKSDVEHIKVLFGEQENVDWNKEDIDWNHIDNSQLVSRRIIITNSKINGEKLGSLKLRNNYGINITRINRAGIDLLASSDLMLQIGDKLTVVGEKASIDNVAKILGDEEKRLNTPNLIAIFLGIALGLILGALPIPFPGMDFPIRLGIAGGPIIVGILMGSFGPRFHITTYTTQSANLLMRQFGLTVYLACLGIGAGEHFFETVFQTEGLIWIGFGFILTVVPVLIVALIGMKVYKINFARNVGMLCGSMANPMALSYVNSTIDGDEPAVAYATVYPVSMFARIVFTQLLLMLFF is encoded by the coding sequence ATGGATTGGTTTATGAAAACCATAATAGAATCACCATCGGTTCTATCAATTATAATTATATCTATAGTTTCTGCTGTTGGACTACAACTAGGAAAACTAAAACTTCTCAATATCTCTCTTGGTATTACTTTTGTCTTCTTTGTAGGTATCGTTATTGGTCACTTCAATTTCGACCTGAACAAAGACATGCTCAACTTTGCTCAAAATTTTGGACTTATCCTTTTTGTATATGCATTGGGATTGCAAGTAGGACCGGGATTCTTTTCATCTTTAAGGGCTGGAGGATTGCGTATGAATATGCTTGCCTTGGGAGTTGTATTTCTAGGACTAATCCTCACCGTTATATTCAGCTATGCGAGTGACATATCCCTTCCTAATATGGTAGGAATATTATGCGGTGCTACTACAAATACACCGGCTCTTGGTGCGGCTCAGCAGGCATTACAACAAATTAGCGGAAATCAAAGGGTAATAGCCGACATGGCCTTGGCTACAGCCATTGCCTACCCATTAGGGGTAGTGGGAGTTATTCTGGCTATAATATTTCTTAGAAAGTGCTTTGTGCCAAACGATGAATTTGCGAAGCTATCAGAAAAGAAAGAAAATGAAATGCACGTAGGTGAATTTCATATAACTAATCCGGCTATAGAAGGAAAATCGATAGTTGATATAATGAAATTAACGGCTAAGCATTTCGTTATTTCACGTATCTGGCACGATGGTATAGTTACTATTCCTACTTCTGCGAGTATTCTCAGACATAATGACCACTTGCTTATTATATCTAAAAAAAGCGACGTAGAACATATCAAAGTTCTATTTGGAGAACAAGAAAACGTTGACTGGAATAAAGAAGATATAGACTGGAACCACATAGACAATAGCCAATTAGTATCACGAAGAATCATTATCACCAATAGCAAAATAAACGGTGAGAAACTCGGAAGCCTGAAACTGCGCAATAATTATGGAATAAACATAACACGTATTAACCGTGCAGGTATAGACCTATTAGCATCATCGGATCTTATGCTACAAATTGGAGATAAACTCACTGTAGTAGGAGAAAAAGCATCGATAGACAATGTTGCTAAAATACTTGGTGATGAGGAAAAGCGACTGAATACACCAAATCTGATAGCAATATTTCTTGGAATCGCACTAGGTCTTATACTAGGAGCGTTACCTATACCTTTTCCAGGAATGGATTTTCCAATCAGGTTAGGGATTGCCGGCGGTCCTATTATTGTAGGAATTTTGATGGGCTCATTTGGCCCTCGATTTCATATTACTACTTATACAACGCAAAGTGCCAATTTACTGATGCGCCAGTTTGGTTTAACAGTATATCTGGCTTGTCTGGGTATCGGAGCAGGAGAACACTTTTTCGAAACAGTATTCCAAACCGAAGGATTGATATGGATTGGTTTTGGCTTTATACTCACAGTTGTACCGGTACTTATTGTTGCATTGATAGGGATGAAAGTATATAAGATCAACTTTGCCCGGAATGTAGGGATGCTATGTGGTAGTATGGCTAATCCGATGGCTTTAAGCTATGTCAATTCTACTATCGACGGTGATGAACCTGCCGTTGCTTATGCTACAGTGTATCCGGTATCAATGTTTGCTCGAATCGTTTTCACACAATTGTTGCTGATGCTATTTTTCTGA
- a CDS encoding PD-(D/E)XK nuclease family protein yields the protein MIPFLYNVAQAYYKADGQNISRYTFVFPNRRAGVFFQHYLSQIADKPIFSPQILTIADLFEQLSPYKKADRIEMLFMLFNIYKQVGKTNETFDEFLYWGEMLLNDFDDIDKYLVDAHQLFRNIKDLKDIDAGFSYLTETQIEVIRRFWSNFLPVGENDKKKDFLEMWEVLFQLYSSLRNQLAEKNQAYEGMIFRDVIDSFSKNPDYELPYEKIIFIGLNGHSKSEEKLLSYLHKKGIADFYWDYSSPLVRDPQNKASFFMDKNKVQFPSQLALQPEELSLDRPTVEAIGIPSSIGQAKYVHTIIKSLLAENQIVSSDQAMNIALVLPDENLLLPTLYSIPQEIDKINITMGYSLNNSSVSGLMEHIFELQKNVRRSENSAGFYYKPVLAILNHRYIRNIAGEEAKILGQNILQYNKITVSVKELEIHPLFSLIFKTIDNWYDAPEYLKNILSTLRRSLYNQKETENEEEQISARSVDIEGEFIVEYYKTINKMNDALQNVSFEIKIETYFKLLKKLIVNINVPFTGEPLSGLQIMGVLETRALDFDNLIILSMNEGIFPLKRATSSFIPYNLRKGFDLPTYEHQDSIFAYHFYRLINRAKRIYLLYDTRTEGLQSGEVSRYFKQIKHLYANSFDIREKLTVYKVSSTESLPISVSKTPEIQEKMNVFLQGGDKQLSASAINMYLNCPLQFYFSVVENMAEEDEVVETIEASMFGTIFHSIMEWLYEPFKGKMITADLLHKIRKDEKLLTENIERSFAKNYFKTEKIKKLTGQNYLTGEVLRKYIKQVLVTDAGLTPFIYVDSEERIKMEYTLPSGKVVSLKGFIDRVDEVKSRTRIIDYKTGKGVLRYKEMKDLFDKDLKDRPKAVMQVFMYSHLYMQKYPNKIIEPGIYYLRNLFDAKFEPGVINKSGRNDDNITDFSMYREEFKEYFDTCLDEIFDPETSFTQTPTGEACKWCIFTNICKK from the coding sequence CAGATCGCATTGAGATGCTTTTTATGTTGTTCAATATATACAAACAGGTAGGTAAGACCAACGAAACATTCGATGAATTTCTATATTGGGGAGAAATGCTGCTCAATGATTTTGACGACATCGATAAATATTTAGTTGATGCACACCAACTGTTCAGAAATATAAAAGATTTAAAAGATATTGACGCCGGATTTTCATACTTAACCGAAACACAAATAGAGGTTATACGACGTTTCTGGTCAAACTTTTTGCCCGTAGGAGAAAATGACAAAAAGAAAGACTTCCTCGAAATGTGGGAAGTTCTCTTTCAGCTATACTCTTCTCTAAGAAACCAACTTGCAGAAAAAAATCAAGCCTATGAAGGAATGATTTTCAGAGATGTAATAGATTCTTTTTCAAAGAATCCGGATTATGAACTTCCATACGAAAAAATAATATTTATAGGCCTAAACGGGCATAGCAAATCCGAAGAGAAACTGCTTAGTTACCTCCATAAAAAAGGTATTGCCGATTTTTATTGGGATTATTCATCTCCTTTGGTACGCGATCCTCAGAACAAAGCATCTTTCTTTATGGATAAGAATAAGGTGCAATTTCCGTCTCAGCTCGCGTTACAACCGGAAGAATTAAGCCTTGATCGACCGACTGTGGAAGCTATTGGCATTCCGTCGTCAATAGGACAAGCAAAATATGTGCATACAATCATCAAGTCTTTGTTGGCCGAAAATCAGATAGTATCATCCGATCAAGCTATGAATATAGCATTGGTGCTACCTGATGAAAATCTTCTATTGCCAACGCTGTACTCCATACCCCAAGAGATAGACAAAATAAACATAACAATGGGGTATAGCCTGAACAATAGTTCTGTTTCGGGACTGATGGAACACATTTTTGAATTGCAAAAGAATGTAAGAAGATCCGAAAATAGCGCAGGCTTTTATTACAAACCGGTATTGGCTATACTCAATCACCGATATATAAGAAATATAGCCGGAGAGGAGGCAAAAATACTGGGACAAAATATACTTCAATACAATAAGATTACAGTATCGGTTAAAGAATTGGAGATTCATCCGTTATTTAGTCTCATATTCAAAACAATAGATAATTGGTACGATGCACCTGAATATTTAAAAAACATATTATCCACACTAAGGAGATCCTTATATAATCAGAAAGAAACAGAGAACGAAGAAGAGCAAATAAGTGCCCGTTCGGTGGACATTGAAGGTGAATTCATTGTAGAATACTACAAGACGATCAATAAAATGAACGATGCTTTGCAAAATGTTTCCTTTGAAATTAAAATTGAAACGTATTTCAAACTATTGAAAAAGTTGATCGTAAACATCAACGTGCCTTTTACGGGAGAGCCTTTATCTGGATTGCAAATTATGGGAGTGCTCGAAACTCGTGCTTTAGACTTCGACAATCTTATTATCCTATCGATGAATGAAGGTATCTTCCCTCTCAAACGTGCTACCAGTTCTTTTATACCATACAATCTTCGAAAAGGATTTGATTTGCCGACTTACGAGCATCAGGACAGTATTTTTGCTTATCACTTTTATCGTTTGATAAACCGGGCTAAACGAATTTATCTTTTGTATGATACTCGCACCGAAGGCTTACAATCGGGCGAAGTGAGCCGCTATTTTAAACAGATAAAACATTTATATGCCAATTCATTCGATATAAGGGAAAAGCTCACTGTTTATAAAGTTTCTTCTACCGAGAGTCTTCCCATTTCAGTATCTAAAACTCCTGAGATACAGGAAAAGATGAATGTGTTTTTGCAAGGAGGAGACAAACAACTATCTGCCAGTGCTATCAATATGTATCTCAATTGTCCTCTACAGTTTTATTTCTCTGTAGTAGAAAACATGGCAGAAGAGGATGAGGTAGTGGAAACAATAGAGGCCAGTATGTTTGGAACAATTTTTCACTCAATAATGGAATGGTTGTACGAGCCATTTAAGGGAAAGATGATTACTGCGGACTTGTTACACAAGATCAGAAAGGATGAAAAGCTGCTGACAGAAAATATAGAACGATCTTTTGCTAAAAACTATTTCAAAACTGAGAAAATAAAAAAATTGACAGGGCAGAATTATCTGACCGGAGAAGTGCTTCGTAAATATATCAAACAAGTTTTAGTTACTGATGCGGGACTTACACCTTTTATCTATGTCGACTCAGAAGAAAGAATAAAAATGGAATATACTCTACCATCGGGGAAAGTTGTATCCTTAAAAGGATTTATCGACCGTGTAGATGAAGTTAAAAGCCGTACCCGTATTATCGATTATAAGACAGGAAAAGGAGTATTACGATATAAAGAAATGAAAGATCTTTTTGATAAAGATCTTAAAGATCGCCCTAAAGCAGTGATGCAGGTATTTATGTATTCACATCTTTATATGCAAAAATATCCGAATAAAATAATAGAACCAGGCATATACTATCTCCGAAATCTATTCGATGCTAAATTTGAGCCGGGAGTAATCAACAAATCGGGACGCAACGATGACAATATAACAGACTTTTCAATGTATAGAGAAGAATTCAAAGAGTACTTCGATACGTGCCTCGATGAGATATTCGACCCTGAAACATCATTTACGCAAACACCTACCGGAGAAGCTTGTAAGTGGTGTATATTCACAAACATTTGCAAGAAATAG